Genomic segment of Hydra vulgaris chromosome 08, alternate assembly HydraT2T_AEP:
ttctttatttttgattgaagtcttacttgaataaaattgattttgattaaaagaCAGCGAAGAACTATGACTTTCTAAAATTGGTGAATAATAGTTTGGGAAATCAAGACTCAAGTTGCTCTTCATATCTTTACTTTGAGATTGGTATACGTTTAAAGTAgagaaaatattgttatttgcAGGTGCTTTGGGATTTAGCTTTTCTGATATATTCAGTTCAGGTTTCAATggatagtttttatttttgtttctattttcaTAAGAATTTCTTGCTATAGGACTTCCTCtgtcatttaaaagttttttaatatcgtTCATTGacgtttttctaaaatacttaCCCCCTGAGATTCTTAAACTACCTTTCAGTTTTCTTGAAGCATTATGCACACGCTTAGGTAAAAAAAAGCACACAGATAGTTTGTATAGTTCTTTTCGATACATGGCACccttgtataaaaaaacaagaggGTTTGTTACAACTTGCAAATAGAAAAGCGTAAATGATATATTCCACATAcgattaaaaaatttgtcttttataAAGGCATTTACAAGGTACAAAGCTTGAATGGGTAACGTTGttaatccaaaaaataaatacattgtcAAAAGAGTACGATTTAGGCGTTTAGAGCTACGTTTccttaaagcaattaaatctcCAGGGACATGTCCTTTAAGACTCTTTGCATTATCGGCAACTACTCTCTGTATTTTAAGATATGAAAAGCCCGTACATACCATTGGTATTAGATAGGTTAGTGAAAATATCATCACGGCATAAATTTGTTCGTTGTCAGTATTTTTAGGAAAATCAAGTTCGCAGGTTCCACTTTCCTGAGATGCATGCgttgtattattaaatttcagaCCATTGATATTAGTAAATTCACCTAATAATCCCATCAATGGAAcagatataattataaatgatattGCCCAGAGGAGGGCAATAATCAAGGCAACAGACCgaacttttatttcttgaaTGATTCTCAATTGATTAACTATCATATACCGAGAAATACTTATTGCAGTGTGTGTCAAAACACAAACACCTGCAAAATGTTCGAAAATTGGCAtcaatattttgcatttaaGCTTATTTGGTGTCCAGTATTTTAAACCCATTGCCATTGAAAACGGTATAACAATAGCAGATATGGCAATACTTGCTACTGCAAGGTTGGTAACTAAAATATTGGTAATGTTCTGAAGTTTCTTCTTTTGAGCAATCAAAACAACAATGAACATATTTCCAATAACGCCACCAACAACAATGAAAGAGTTCAAGCTTGTCAAAATAGCTGTTTGAATATCTTTTGCCATATTAAAAAAACCGAATATTTGTTTTTGG
This window contains:
- the LOC105846995 gene encoding neuropeptide Y receptor type 6; protein product: MAKDIQTAILTSLNSFIVVGGVIGNMFIVVLIAQKKKLQNITNILVTNLAVASIAISAIVIPFSMAMGLKYWTPNKLKCKILMPIFEHFAGVCVLTHTAISISRYMIVNQLRIIQEIKVRSVALIIALLWAISFIIISVPLMGLLGEFTNINGLKFNNTTHASQESGTCELDFPKNTDNEQIYAVMIFSLTYLIPMVCTGFSYLKIQRVVADNAKSLKGHVPGDLIALRKRSSKRLNRTLLTMYLFFGLTTLPIQALYLVNAFIKDKFFNRMWNISFTLFYLQVVTNPLVFLYKGAMYRKELYKLSVCFFLPKRVHNASRKLKGSLRISGGKYFRKTSMNDIKKLLNDRGSPIARNSYENRNKNKNYPLKPELNISEKLNPKAPANNNIFSTLNVYQSQSKDMKSNLSLDFPNYYSPILESHSSSLSFNQNQFYSSKTSIKNKEISDTVCEEQRINELLIFIESLSNEENSYLENIESVLRKEDSLKRETVL